A genomic stretch from Vibrio coralliilyticus includes:
- a CDS encoding bifunctional aspartate kinase/homoserine dehydrogenase II has product MSQQRQLHKFGGSSLADPECYRRVVNILKEYSDKEDLIVVSAAGKTTNRLIEFLDALSKDGRLAHEALQTLRQFQTQLVEELLQGETQQQLIATLNDEFSTLGELTAPLTSAERAAVLGHGEVWSSRLLAALLNQNDLQAVAQDARAFLRAEAGTQPEVDRGTSYPLIKEVLAQHAHHRVVITGFMAQDEQSHTVLLGRNGSDYSATVIGALAEVKRVTIWSDVAGVYSADPRLVSDACLLPLLRLDEASELARLAAPVLHSRTLQPVAQSAMDLHLRCSYDPEAGSTRIERVLASGRGAKIISSLKEVLLIQLNFASGHDFKRLEQETLASLKRAQLEPLTYEVQEDQQTLRLAYTAEIAGGALEYLQDAAIEAEIKLKEGYSLIAAVGAGVTKNASHCYGFYQKLKAAPIEFISESQSGLSLVAVLRSTDTSVLVKSIHSQLFQAQKRVGIALCGKGNIGSSWLELFAEQKAELEKRRGMNFELVAVVGSQNYWFNPEGIDASTVSDHYEEEAVEYQGNEWVRKLGAIQGYDDVVVLDVTASPQLAERYLEIAEQGMHLISANKVAGSASSSYYHQVQDAFAKINRYWLYNATVGAGLPINHTVKDLRESGDDIHALSGIFSGTLSWLFQQYDGSVPFAELVDLAWQQGLTEPDPRSDLDGSDVMRKLVILAREAGLDLEPEAVKVESLVPSELAELSLDDFLDNSQLLSELLAERLEKAQREDKVLRYVARLEKNGSATVGVEALSKEHVLANLLPCDNIFAIESKWYKDNPLVIRGPGAGREVTAGAIQSDLNLLSSFL; this is encoded by the coding sequence ATGAGTCAGCAACGTCAATTGCATAAATTTGGCGGCAGTAGCCTTGCGGATCCAGAATGTTACCGCCGCGTCGTCAACATACTCAAAGAGTATTCAGACAAAGAAGATTTGATTGTTGTCTCTGCTGCGGGTAAAACCACCAACCGTTTGATCGAATTTCTCGACGCATTAAGCAAAGATGGCCGCCTCGCGCATGAGGCATTGCAAACGTTGCGTCAGTTTCAAACCCAGCTGGTTGAGGAACTACTCCAAGGAGAGACTCAACAACAGTTGATCGCAACACTCAACGATGAATTCAGTACACTGGGTGAGCTAACAGCTCCGTTAACTAGCGCCGAGCGCGCAGCCGTATTAGGTCACGGAGAAGTGTGGTCTTCACGACTACTGGCAGCATTACTGAATCAAAATGACCTACAGGCTGTCGCTCAGGACGCAAGAGCCTTCCTACGTGCCGAAGCAGGCACACAACCTGAAGTTGACCGAGGCACCTCCTATCCGCTGATCAAGGAAGTGCTCGCTCAACACGCCCATCACCGCGTTGTGATCACAGGTTTTATGGCACAGGATGAGCAAAGCCATACCGTTCTGCTTGGTCGTAATGGTTCAGATTACTCCGCCACTGTCATTGGTGCACTAGCCGAAGTAAAACGCGTGACCATCTGGAGTGATGTTGCCGGTGTCTACAGCGCAGACCCTCGTTTAGTTTCGGATGCTTGCCTGTTGCCATTACTTCGCCTTGACGAAGCCAGTGAATTAGCCCGGCTTGCAGCGCCCGTTTTACACAGTCGTACTTTACAGCCTGTTGCACAAAGTGCGATGGATTTGCACCTACGTTGTAGCTATGACCCCGAAGCTGGATCAACTCGAATCGAACGTGTTCTTGCATCAGGCCGCGGTGCTAAAATTATCTCCTCGTTAAAAGAAGTACTGCTTATTCAACTCAACTTTGCCTCTGGGCATGACTTCAAACGCCTTGAACAGGAAACCTTGGCAAGTTTGAAACGAGCACAGCTAGAACCCTTAACCTACGAGGTTCAGGAAGATCAGCAAACCCTACGCCTCGCCTACACTGCCGAGATTGCAGGTGGTGCGCTCGAATATCTGCAAGATGCGGCGATAGAAGCAGAAATTAAGCTCAAAGAAGGCTACTCCCTGATTGCGGCTGTCGGCGCAGGCGTGACGAAAAATGCGAGCCATTGCTATGGTTTTTATCAGAAGCTCAAAGCTGCACCTATCGAGTTCATATCAGAATCCCAATCTGGTTTGAGCTTAGTCGCTGTACTGCGCAGTACGGATACTTCTGTTCTGGTTAAGTCAATCCATAGCCAGTTATTTCAAGCTCAAAAACGTGTCGGCATTGCTCTATGTGGTAAAGGCAACATTGGATCGAGCTGGCTCGAACTGTTCGCCGAACAAAAAGCTGAACTGGAAAAGCGTCGCGGCATGAACTTTGAACTGGTTGCCGTTGTTGGCAGCCAAAATTATTGGTTCAATCCTGAAGGGATTGATGCCAGTACCGTCAGCGATCACTATGAAGAAGAGGCCGTTGAATACCAAGGTAATGAGTGGGTAAGAAAGCTCGGCGCCATCCAAGGTTACGATGACGTAGTCGTACTTGATGTGACGGCAAGCCCACAGCTGGCAGAACGTTACCTAGAGATTGCAGAACAAGGCATGCACCTTATCTCGGCGAATAAGGTCGCCGGCTCTGCGTCCAGCAGTTATTATCATCAAGTGCAAGATGCCTTTGCCAAGATAAACCGCTACTGGCTGTACAATGCAACAGTCGGGGCAGGTTTACCCATTAATCATACCGTCAAAGATCTACGTGAGAGTGGTGATGATATTCATGCCCTATCCGGAATTTTTTCCGGCACGTTATCTTGGTTATTCCAACAATATGATGGCAGTGTCCCTTTTGCTGAGCTGGTGGATCTCGCTTGGCAGCAGGGGTTAACTGAACCCGATCCGCGTAGCGATCTCGACGGTTCCGATGTTATGCGAAAATTGGTTATCCTTGCTCGTGAGGCAGGACTCGACCTCGAGCCTGAAGCCGTCAAAGTCGAAAGCCTAGTTCCCTCTGAACTCGCAGAGTTATCTCTCGATGACTTCCTCGATAATAGCCAACTATTAAGTGAGCTATTAGCTGAACGTTTAGAAAAAGCTCAGCGTGAAGATAAAGTACTTCGTTATGTTGCTAGGTTGGAAAAGAACGGTTCTGCAACCGTGGGAGTTGAGGCACTTAGCAAAGAACATGTATTAGCTAACTTGCTGCCATGTGACAACATCTTTGCCATCGAAAGTAAATGGTACAAGGATAACCCTCTAGTCATTCGCGGCCCGGGCGCTGGTCGAGAAGTAACCGCAGGTGCGATTCAGTCCGATCTCAACTTACTTTCCAGCTTCTTATAA
- a CDS encoding O-succinylhomoserine (thiol)-lyase: MSARKPATIAVRTGIESDTQHHAVVPPIYLSTNYGFPAFGEVPKYDYTRSGNPNRGLLEKALYELESGKGAVVTNCGTSALNLWVSAFLGPDDLIVAPHDCYGGTYRLFNTRAQKGDFKVQFVDQSDQKALDEAIAKKPKLILLETPSNPLVRVVDIAAVCEKARQVGALVGVDNTFLTPVFQKPLELGADFVIHSTTKYINGHSDVIGGVVITKTEQHAEDLAWWGNCIGATGTPFDSYMTLRGIRTLGARMKVHEESSAHILNYLQSQSLVGNIYHPSLPDHPGHEIAKKQQSGFGSMLSFEFAGSFEQLKHFVGQLELFSLAESLGGVESLICHPASMTHRAMGEAALAEAGVSQQLLRLSVGLEDADDLIADLEQAFHKTKEALS, from the coding sequence ATGAGCGCCCGTAAACCAGCCACAATCGCGGTACGTACTGGTATCGAGTCAGACACTCAGCATCACGCCGTTGTGCCACCTATTTACCTCTCGACTAACTACGGTTTTCCCGCCTTTGGCGAAGTGCCAAAATATGACTACACTCGCTCGGGTAACCCAAACCGTGGCTTGTTAGAAAAAGCTCTGTATGAGCTGGAGTCTGGTAAAGGTGCGGTAGTAACCAACTGTGGAACCTCTGCATTGAACTTATGGGTCTCTGCATTTCTTGGCCCAGATGATCTGATCGTCGCACCACACGATTGCTACGGCGGTACGTACCGTTTGTTTAATACCCGCGCTCAAAAAGGTGATTTCAAGGTCCAGTTTGTCGATCAGTCCGATCAAAAAGCCTTGGACGAGGCTATTGCAAAAAAACCTAAACTGATTCTGTTAGAAACACCGTCTAACCCTTTGGTCCGCGTAGTCGACATTGCCGCGGTATGTGAAAAAGCCCGTCAGGTTGGTGCACTGGTCGGCGTCGACAATACCTTTTTGACACCTGTGTTCCAAAAGCCTCTCGAACTCGGCGCTGACTTCGTCATTCACTCGACAACCAAGTACATTAATGGTCATTCTGATGTCATCGGTGGCGTGGTGATCACTAAAACTGAGCAGCATGCTGAAGATCTTGCTTGGTGGGGCAACTGTATCGGCGCAACAGGCACACCATTCGATAGCTACATGACATTACGCGGTATTCGCACCTTGGGCGCACGCATGAAAGTACATGAAGAAAGCTCAGCGCACATTCTCAATTACCTACAGTCTCAGTCTCTGGTAGGTAATATCTATCACCCTAGCTTGCCGGATCACCCTGGTCATGAGATTGCGAAAAAGCAGCAGTCTGGATTTGGCTCCATGCTTAGCTTTGAGTTTGCAGGCAGCTTTGAGCAGCTCAAACACTTTGTTGGTCAGCTAGAACTCTTCTCACTCGCTGAATCACTTGGCGGCGTAGAAAGCCTGATTTGCCACCCAGCGTCGATGACACACCGAGCAATGGGAGAAGCGGCACTAGCTGAAGCTGGTGTGTCCCAACAATTACTACGCCTTTCAGTTGGTCTAGAAGACGCTGACGACCTGATTGCAGACCTTGAGCAGGCATTTCATAAAACCAAGGAGGCGTTGTCATGA
- the metJ gene encoding met regulon transcriptional regulator MetJ, translating into MADWNGEYISPYAEHGKKSEQVKKITVSIPLKVLKVLTDERTRRQINNLRHATNSELLCEAFLHAYTGQPLPTDEDLRKDRPDDIPAEVKKLMTEMGIEFEAYDEE; encoded by the coding sequence ATGGCAGATTGGAACGGCGAATACATTAGTCCGTATGCTGAACATGGAAAGAAAAGTGAACAAGTAAAGAAGATTACGGTTTCTATTCCATTGAAAGTATTGAAGGTTTTAACTGATGAGCGAACCCGTCGTCAGATTAATAACCTGCGCCATGCGACCAACAGTGAACTGCTTTGTGAAGCGTTTTTGCATGCTTATACAGGCCAGCCACTACCTACTGATGAAGATTTACGTAAAGATCGCCCAGATGATATTCCCGCGGAAGTGAAAAAACTCATGACTGAGATGGGGATTGAATTCGAAGCGTATGATGAAGAGTAA
- a CDS encoding malic enzyme-like NAD(P)-binding protein: MSDDNRQELSPEEQFRQQALDYHAYPTAGKISVELTTPAETAGDLALAYSPGVAEPVREIAQNADNVYKYTSKGNMVAVISNGTAILGLGNLGPLASKPVMEGKALLFKRFAGLDSIDIEVKHRTIEEFVDTVANIADTFGGINLEDIKAPDCFEIEKQLIERCDVPVFHDDQHGTAIVTAAGMLNAIELQGKKLEDATIVCLGAGAAAVACMELLIKCGAMREKIYMLDRKGVIHTRRDDLNEYKQLFANNTDKRTLEDVIEGADLFLGVSGPNLLAPEALKLMADKPVVFACSNPDPEIKPELAHEVRDDLIMGTGRSDYPNQVNNVLCFPFIFRGALDVRASEINDEMKLAAVDAIRELAKEEVPAEVLKAAGVDKLEFGPDYIIPKPMDSRLLPRVAKAVALAAVESGVARIEMPENYMEA; this comes from the coding sequence ATGTCCGATGACAATCGCCAAGAACTATCCCCTGAAGAACAATTCCGTCAGCAAGCGCTGGATTACCATGCTTACCCAACAGCAGGTAAAATTTCGGTGGAGCTGACAACACCAGCCGAAACGGCAGGTGATCTGGCGTTAGCGTACAGCCCAGGCGTGGCTGAGCCTGTACGTGAAATTGCACAGAATGCAGATAATGTCTACAAGTACACCTCTAAAGGTAACATGGTGGCGGTTATCTCTAACGGAACAGCAATTCTTGGTCTTGGTAACTTAGGTCCACTGGCATCAAAGCCAGTCATGGAAGGTAAAGCTCTTTTGTTCAAACGCTTTGCAGGTTTGGACTCTATCGACATTGAAGTCAAACACCGCACAATCGAAGAATTTGTCGATACGGTTGCCAACATTGCCGATACGTTTGGCGGTATCAACCTTGAAGACATTAAAGCCCCAGATTGTTTTGAAATTGAAAAGCAATTAATCGAGCGCTGTGATGTGCCGGTTTTTCACGATGACCAACACGGTACAGCGATCGTAACCGCAGCCGGGATGCTTAACGCAATTGAACTGCAAGGCAAAAAGCTAGAAGACGCGACGATTGTCTGTCTTGGCGCAGGCGCTGCTGCAGTAGCTTGTATGGAGCTACTGATCAAATGTGGTGCGATGCGCGAGAAAATCTACATGCTTGACCGCAAAGGCGTTATCCACACTCGCCGTGATGATCTCAACGAATACAAGCAGCTATTTGCGAATAACACTGACAAGCGTACGCTGGAAGATGTTATTGAAGGCGCAGACCTGTTCTTAGGCGTATCTGGCCCGAACTTGCTCGCTCCTGAAGCTCTCAAACTGATGGCTGACAAACCTGTTGTCTTTGCGTGTTCAAACCCAGATCCGGAAATCAAGCCAGAGCTGGCACATGAAGTCCGTGATGATTTAATCATGGGTACAGGTCGCAGCGACTACCCGAACCAAGTAAACAACGTGTTGTGCTTCCCATTCATCTTCCGCGGTGCTCTCGATGTTCGTGCTAGCGAAATCAACGATGAAATGAAACTCGCTGCGGTGGACGCCATTCGTGAACTGGCGAAAGAAGAAGTTCCAGCGGAAGTACTGAAAGCCGCAGGTGTGGATAAGCTGGAATTTGGCCCTGACTACATTATTCCTAAGCCAATGGACTCCCGCCTATTACCGCGTGTTGCAAAAGCGGTTGCTCTAGCGGCAGTGGAATCAGGTGTAGCTCGTATTGAGATGCCAGAGAATTACATGGAAGCGTAA
- the rpmE gene encoding 50S ribosomal protein L31, with the protein MKAGIHPEYKAVKATCSCGNSFEFNSTLTKESIHLDVCDKCHPFYTGKQRIVDTGGRVDRFNKRFGALSSKK; encoded by the coding sequence ATGAAAGCTGGTATCCACCCAGAATACAAAGCAGTTAAAGCAACTTGTTCTTGCGGTAACTCTTTCGAGTTCAACTCAACTCTAACTAAAGAGTCAATCCACCTAGACGTATGTGACAAATGTCACCCATTCTACACTGGTAAGCAGCGTATCGTTGATACTGGCGGCCGTGTAGATCGCTTCAACAAGCGTTTCGGTGCTCTTTCTTCTAAGAAATAA
- the priA gene encoding primosomal protein N' yields MRPTIARVALPVPLDKQFDYQIPAHLFPVIGGRVSVPFGPQTLVGVVTALVNQSEFSIDKLKPLKQVLDSQPVWPDSLYELLQWCSQFYHYPLGETLFNAMPSALRKGKKADFASLVEWRLTASGREQLMLGSGLTVKRAKVMHRLEVGPVPHQHFLDEEISTSVLKGLNEKGWIESVERKPEIRDWSQQVEADVDKPKLNEEQAVAIATVNSLSGFGCFLLEGVTGSGKTEVYLNLIKPVLEKGQQALVLVPEIGLTPQTINRFRHRFEVPVAVIHSGLNDSERLNAWLSARDKAAGIVIGTRSALLTPFSDLGIIIVDEEHDASYKQQDSLRYHARDVAVMRANKEQIPIVLGSATPALETLHNALSGKYHHLTLTARAGNAVPTTNKVLDVKGQYLESGLSASLIAEMRQHLSAGNQVMLFLNRRGFSPALMCHDCGWIAECKRCDAYYTYHQYSNEIRCHHCGSQQPTIHQCKGCGSSNLVTVGVGTEQLEAQLGELFPEYKTIRIDRDSTRRKGSLESALGAIRSGKYQILIGTQMLAKGHHFPDVTLVALLDVDGSLYSSDFRASERLAQLFIQVAGRAGRASKPGEVILQTHHPEHSLLQALLTKSYRHFAETALQERKFALLPPYSYLTLFRAEANNSQHVEAFLRQVRHTLEAHPLFDGYCQVLGPTPAPLAKRAGKHRWQLMLQTQTRPRMQKLLASAKPAIQMLPNAKKVRWSLDIEPQDLS; encoded by the coding sequence ATGCGACCGACGATTGCCCGAGTAGCCTTGCCTGTACCGCTCGACAAACAATTTGACTATCAGATCCCCGCTCACCTATTCCCTGTTATTGGTGGACGTGTGTCTGTGCCTTTTGGCCCCCAGACTTTGGTGGGGGTGGTGACTGCGCTTGTTAATCAATCAGAATTTAGCATTGATAAACTCAAACCGCTGAAACAGGTGTTGGACTCTCAGCCTGTCTGGCCAGATAGCCTCTATGAGTTGCTGCAGTGGTGTAGCCAGTTCTATCATTATCCGCTTGGCGAAACGCTATTCAATGCTATGCCCAGTGCGTTACGTAAGGGAAAAAAAGCGGATTTTGCTTCGCTGGTGGAATGGCGTTTAACCGCTTCTGGTCGTGAGCAGTTAATGCTTGGTTCTGGTTTAACTGTGAAGCGAGCCAAAGTGATGCATAGGTTAGAAGTTGGTCCTGTACCACACCAGCATTTTCTTGATGAGGAGATCAGTACCAGTGTCCTTAAGGGATTAAATGAGAAAGGTTGGATTGAGTCAGTTGAACGAAAACCAGAAATTCGCGATTGGAGCCAGCAGGTGGAGGCGGATGTTGATAAGCCAAAGCTTAATGAAGAACAGGCTGTGGCGATTGCAACCGTCAATAGCTTAAGTGGATTTGGCTGCTTTCTACTAGAAGGTGTCACTGGGTCAGGGAAAACGGAAGTTTACCTAAATCTTATTAAGCCAGTACTAGAGAAAGGGCAGCAAGCATTGGTGTTGGTCCCCGAAATTGGTCTGACGCCTCAAACAATCAATCGCTTTCGTCATAGGTTTGAAGTTCCAGTTGCTGTTATTCATTCGGGGCTCAATGACAGTGAGCGGTTAAATGCTTGGTTAAGTGCTCGTGATAAAGCGGCTGGCATCGTAATTGGTACACGCTCAGCACTACTGACACCTTTTTCAGATCTCGGCATCATCATTGTTGATGAAGAACACGATGCTTCTTATAAACAGCAAGACAGCCTTCGCTATCATGCGCGTGATGTCGCCGTAATGCGGGCCAATAAGGAACAAATCCCGATTGTTCTTGGCTCAGCAACGCCTGCGTTGGAAACGCTGCATAACGCCTTATCAGGCAAGTACCACCATCTGACACTGACAGCGCGCGCAGGCAATGCTGTACCGACGACAAATAAGGTGTTGGATGTAAAAGGCCAGTATCTGGAAAGTGGCTTATCTGCGTCTTTAATTGCTGAAATGCGTCAACACCTCAGCGCGGGCAATCAAGTGATGCTATTTCTCAATCGCCGCGGTTTTTCGCCAGCCTTGATGTGCCATGATTGCGGTTGGATTGCCGAATGTAAGCGTTGTGATGCGTATTACACCTACCATCAATACAGCAATGAAATTCGTTGTCACCATTGCGGTTCTCAGCAGCCTACTATTCATCAGTGTAAAGGGTGTGGTTCATCCAACTTAGTAACGGTGGGCGTTGGTACTGAGCAGCTTGAAGCGCAACTGGGTGAGCTCTTTCCTGAATATAAAACCATACGGATTGACCGCGACAGCACTCGGCGTAAAGGGAGCCTTGAATCAGCGCTAGGTGCAATTCGTAGCGGTAAATACCAAATATTGATTGGTACTCAGATGTTGGCGAAAGGTCATCATTTCCCTGATGTGACATTGGTAGCATTGCTGGATGTTGATGGTTCACTATACAGCAGTGATTTCAGGGCATCAGAGCGTTTGGCTCAATTGTTTATTCAGGTAGCAGGGCGTGCCGGTCGTGCGAGCAAACCCGGGGAGGTGATACTACAAACCCATCACCCTGAGCACAGTTTGTTACAGGCACTGCTGACCAAAAGTTATCGCCATTTTGCTGAGACTGCATTACAGGAACGTAAATTTGCCCTGCTGCCACCTTATTCTTATTTGACACTGTTTCGTGCCGAGGCGAATAACTCCCAACACGTGGAAGCATTTTTGCGTCAGGTTCGTCATACCTTGGAAGCTCATCCTCTCTTTGACGGTTATTGTCAGGTTTTGGGCCCCACACCGGCTCCGCTGGCAAAACGAGCTGGTAAGCACCGTTGGCAGCTAATGTTGCAGACGCAAACTCGCCCAAGGATGCAAAAACTACTGGCTAGTGCCAAACCCGCGATCCAAATGCTACCTAATGCAAAAAAGGTTCGCTGGTCTTTAGATATTGAGCCGCAAGATCTGAGTTGA
- the cytR gene encoding DNA-binding transcriptional regulator CytR, translated as MATMKDVAQLAGVSTATVSRALMNPEKVSSATRKRVEDAVLEAGYSPNSLARNLRRNESKTIIAIIPDICDPYYTEIIRGIEDAAMEHGYIVLLGDSGQQKKRESSFVNLVFTKQADGMLLLGTDLPFDVSKPEQKNLPPMVMACEFAPELELPTVHIDNLTSAFEAVNYLTQMGHKRIAQISGPDSAVLCQFRFQGYQQALRRAGITMNPNYTIYGDFSFEDGAKAVRQLLSLPEPPTAIFCHNDAMAIGAIQEAKKLGLRVPQDLSVVGFDDIQFAQYCDPPLTTISQPRYEIGRQAMLMMLELLRGHDVRAGSRLLETQLVVRESAAPPRVI; from the coding sequence ATGGCGACAATGAAGGATGTTGCTCAGCTGGCCGGTGTTTCAACTGCAACAGTATCGCGTGCTCTAATGAACCCGGAAAAAGTATCTTCAGCCACAAGGAAGCGGGTCGAAGATGCAGTTTTAGAAGCCGGATATTCACCAAATTCTCTGGCGCGCAACCTGCGCCGAAATGAGTCCAAAACCATTATTGCTATCATCCCAGATATTTGTGATCCCTACTACACAGAGATTATTCGCGGGATAGAAGATGCAGCAATGGAGCATGGGTACATAGTACTGCTAGGAGATAGTGGTCAGCAGAAAAAACGAGAAAGTTCTTTTGTTAACCTTGTCTTTACTAAGCAGGCAGATGGTATGTTGCTGCTTGGTACGGATCTGCCATTTGACGTCAGCAAACCAGAGCAGAAAAACTTGCCACCTATGGTGATGGCGTGTGAATTTGCTCCAGAGTTGGAATTGCCGACGGTTCACATTGACAACCTGACATCGGCATTTGAAGCAGTGAACTATCTGACACAAATGGGGCATAAACGTATTGCCCAGATTTCTGGGCCGGACTCAGCTGTATTGTGTCAATTCCGTTTCCAAGGTTACCAGCAAGCACTGCGTCGAGCGGGGATCACGATGAACCCCAACTACACTATCTACGGTGATTTCTCGTTTGAAGATGGCGCAAAAGCAGTGAGACAGCTTCTATCTCTACCTGAGCCTCCAACTGCTATTTTCTGTCACAACGATGCAATGGCCATTGGTGCGATTCAGGAAGCGAAGAAATTAGGCTTACGAGTACCACAAGATCTTTCAGTCGTTGGCTTCGATGATATTCAATTTGCTCAGTACTGCGATCCTCCGCTGACCACCATTTCTCAGCCGCGCTACGAAATTGGCCGTCAAGCGATGTTGATGATGTTGGAGTTGTTGCGAGGACATGATGTTCGAGCAGGTTCAAGATTGTTGGAAACTCAGTTAGTGGTCAGAGAAAGTGCCGCTCCACCGCGAGTCATCTGA
- a CDS encoding SPOR domain-containing protein, whose protein sequence is MANRDYVKRGRGNSGRKPVRKKSAPKRKPWRSGLLAILLVGGFGYGLYTLNNDPEPPQPVVQQTKPKPKPKADKVLPPPPEEKWDYVESLPSREIEVTAKEQVVSEIPYIMQCGAYTNASQAEARKLDIAFQGINSKVRKKEGSKWYRVVLGPYKFKRDAERDKHKLQRAKIEPCAIWKDSQ, encoded by the coding sequence GTGGCAAATAGAGATTATGTAAAGCGCGGTCGTGGTAACAGCGGGCGCAAACCCGTGCGTAAAAAGTCGGCTCCCAAAAGAAAGCCATGGCGAAGCGGGTTACTGGCAATTTTGCTGGTAGGAGGGTTTGGCTACGGACTTTATACATTGAACAATGACCCTGAGCCCCCCCAGCCTGTTGTGCAACAAACCAAGCCGAAACCTAAACCAAAGGCTGATAAGGTGTTACCACCTCCTCCGGAAGAAAAGTGGGACTACGTTGAATCCCTTCCCAGTCGTGAGATTGAAGTCACAGCCAAGGAGCAGGTGGTGTCCGAGATCCCTTATATCATGCAGTGTGGGGCGTACACCAATGCTTCTCAGGCCGAAGCGCGTAAGCTCGATATTGCTTTTCAGGGGATCAACAGCAAGGTCCGCAAGAAAGAGGGCAGCAAATGGTATCGTGTGGTGTTAGGGCCATATAAGTTCAAGCGTGATGCAGAACGAGATAAGCACAAACTTCAGCGTGCTAAGATTGAACCTTGTGCGATCTGGAAAGACAGTCAGTAG
- the hslV gene encoding ATP-dependent protease subunit HslV: MTTIVSVRRNNKVVIAGDGQVSLGNTVMKGNARKVRRLYNNKVLAGFAGGTADAFTLFEKFESKLQMHQGHLTKAAVELAKDWRSDRALRKLEALLAVADETASLIITGNGDVVQPENDLIAIGSGGNFAQAAATALLENTELDARDIAEKSLKIAGDICVFTNHHHTIEELEIPALLSAE, encoded by the coding sequence GTGACTACCATTGTATCTGTACGTCGTAACAACAAAGTCGTCATCGCTGGTGATGGACAAGTATCTTTGGGTAACACAGTAATGAAGGGTAATGCGCGCAAAGTGCGCCGCCTGTACAACAACAAAGTGCTTGCTGGCTTTGCTGGTGGTACAGCGGATGCCTTCACGCTGTTTGAAAAGTTTGAAAGCAAGCTGCAGATGCATCAAGGCCATTTGACGAAAGCGGCGGTAGAGTTGGCCAAAGACTGGCGTAGTGACCGTGCGTTGCGCAAATTAGAAGCGCTATTGGCTGTGGCGGATGAGACTGCCTCTTTGATCATCACAGGTAATGGTGATGTGGTTCAGCCTGAAAATGATCTGATTGCGATTGGTTCAGGCGGTAATTTTGCTCAAGCTGCAGCGACCGCATTACTAGAGAACACCGAACTGGATGCGCGTGATATTGCTGAAAAATCATTGAAAATTGCCGGTGATATTTGTGTGTTTACTAATCATCACCACACTATCGAAGAACTAGAAATTCCAGCTCTATTAAGTGCTGAATAA